In one Carassius carassius chromosome 14, fCarCar2.1, whole genome shotgun sequence genomic region, the following are encoded:
- the tlx1 gene encoding T-cell leukemia homeobox protein 1 isoform X1, with translation MDHMGAHLHQTHADTISFGIDQILNNAEQGSCMISNPRMQDLDYGLGCIVSTAYNTMTGNYNVNNSAGYNGNSCSVGSLNGSYNMNFGTNVNGNCLNSSGVIRVPAHRPLGSVHSSIPTSAATVPSMGSMGTINNLTGLSFPWMESNRRFTKDRFTVALSPFTVTRRIGHPYQNRTPPKKKKPRTSFTRLQICELEKRFHRQKYLASAERAALAKALKMTDAQVKTWFQNRRTKWRRQTAEEREAERQQANRILMQLQQEAFQKTINQPVTPDPICLHNSSLFALQNLQPWTENTAKISSVPNTD, from the exons ATGGATCATATGGGAGCGCATCTCCACCAGACGCACGCAGACACCATCAGTTTTGGGATCGATCAGATTCTTAACAATGCCGAGCAGGGGAGCTGCATGAtctccaatcccagaatgcagGACCTGGACTACGGTTTAGGCTGCATAGTCAGCACAGCCTATAATACCATGACTGGCAACTACAATGTCAATAACTCGGCTGGATACAATGGAAACTCGTGCAGCGTTGGCTCCCTCAACGGCTCGTACAACATGAATTTTGGCACGAATGTTAATGGGAATTGCCTTAATTCTTCGGGAGTGATCCGGGTTCCAGCGCACCGGCCGCTGGGCAGCGTTCACTCGTCCATTCCCACCAGCGCTGCCACAGTGCCAAGTATGGGAAGCATGGGCACCATTAACAATCTCACGGGATTATCGTTTCCATGGATGGAGAGTAACAGGAGATTTACCAAAGACAGATTTACAG TGGCCCTCTCACCGTTCACTGTAACACGCCGTATAGGTCACCCGTACCAGAACCGAACGCCTCCGAAGAAGAAGAAGCCCCGGACGTCGTTCACGCGCCTCCAGATCTGCGAGCTGGAGAAACGCTTCCACCGTCAGAAGTATCTGGCGTCAGCTGAGAGGGCAGCATTAGCGAAAGCACTTAAAATGACTGATGCGCAGGTCAAAACATGGTTCCAGAACAGAAGAACGAAATGGAG GCGGCAGACGGCAGAGGAGAGAGAAGCCGAGCGACAGCAAGCGAACCGAATACTTATGCAACTTCAGCAAGAAGCTTTTCAAAAGACTATAAACCAACCTGTTACTCCGGACCCAATCTGCCTCCACAACAGCTCTCTTTTCGCACTTCAGAACCTCCAGCCCTGGACTGAGAACACGGCAAAAATCAGCAGCGTTCCCAACACCGATTAA
- the tlx1 gene encoding T-cell leukemia homeobox protein 1 isoform X2, translating to MDHMGAHLHQTHADTISFGIDQILNNAEQGSCMISNPRMQDLDYGLGCIVSTAYNTMTGNYNVNNSAGYNGNSCSVGSLNGSYNMNFGTNVNGNCLNSSGVIRVPAHRPLGSVHSSIPTSAATVPSMGSMGTINNLTGLSFPWMESNRRFTKDRFTGHPYQNRTPPKKKKPRTSFTRLQICELEKRFHRQKYLASAERAALAKALKMTDAQVKTWFQNRRTKWRRQTAEEREAERQQANRILMQLQQEAFQKTINQPVTPDPICLHNSSLFALQNLQPWTENTAKISSVPNTD from the exons ATGGATCATATGGGAGCGCATCTCCACCAGACGCACGCAGACACCATCAGTTTTGGGATCGATCAGATTCTTAACAATGCCGAGCAGGGGAGCTGCATGAtctccaatcccagaatgcagGACCTGGACTACGGTTTAGGCTGCATAGTCAGCACAGCCTATAATACCATGACTGGCAACTACAATGTCAATAACTCGGCTGGATACAATGGAAACTCGTGCAGCGTTGGCTCCCTCAACGGCTCGTACAACATGAATTTTGGCACGAATGTTAATGGGAATTGCCTTAATTCTTCGGGAGTGATCCGGGTTCCAGCGCACCGGCCGCTGGGCAGCGTTCACTCGTCCATTCCCACCAGCGCTGCCACAGTGCCAAGTATGGGAAGCATGGGCACCATTAACAATCTCACGGGATTATCGTTTCCATGGATGGAGAGTAACAGGAGATTTACCAAAGACAGATTTACAG GTCACCCGTACCAGAACCGAACGCCTCCGAAGAAGAAGAAGCCCCGGACGTCGTTCACGCGCCTCCAGATCTGCGAGCTGGAGAAACGCTTCCACCGTCAGAAGTATCTGGCGTCAGCTGAGAGGGCAGCATTAGCGAAAGCACTTAAAATGACTGATGCGCAGGTCAAAACATGGTTCCAGAACAGAAGAACGAAATGGAG GCGGCAGACGGCAGAGGAGAGAGAAGCCGAGCGACAGCAAGCGAACCGAATACTTATGCAACTTCAGCAAGAAGCTTTTCAAAAGACTATAAACCAACCTGTTACTCCGGACCCAATCTGCCTCCACAACAGCTCTCTTTTCGCACTTCAGAACCTCCAGCCCTGGACTGAGAACACGGCAAAAATCAGCAGCGTTCCCAACACCGATTAA
- the sdhaf4 gene encoding succinate dehydrogenase assembly factor 4, mitochondrial, which yields MSLLRVCCTTARGFVKRGLLLQSTYTACPGTAGYASGGVTKDKEPLKKAKTPQGRFDMEETESKSKDVLERFPDDVNPETKEKGGPRGPEPTRYGDWERKGRCIDF from the exons ATGTCTCTCTTACGTGTTTGCTGTACTACGGCTAGAGGTTTTGTAAAGAGAGGATTGTTATTACAGTCGACTTATACTG CATGTCCCGGGACAGCAGGATACGCGTCTGGTGGTGTGACCAAAGATAAAGAACCGTTAAAGAAAGCGAAAACGCCCCAAGGACGCTTTGACATGGAGGAAACTGAGTCCAAATCTAAAGATGTTTTAGAAC GATTTCCAGATGATGTGAATCCAGAAACTAAGGAGAAAGGTGGTCCCAGAGGTCCTGAACCTACACGATATGGTGACTGGGAAAGGAAGGGACGTTGTATTGATTTTTAG